The Lentimicrobiaceae bacterium DNA segment ACTCTTTTTTTGTGCTTAGCTATTAGCCATTTGCAATGTGCAATTAACAATTATGGGCTATTAGCTTTTGGCTCTTAGCCATTGGCTTAAGCCAGCCAAAGGTTAACAGCCAACAGCTAAAGGCTTTTAACTTCTAATTTCAGCCTTGACTTTTTGGTTCTTTTGTATCACCCGAGAACCGTACAAACGGTTCGAGAGCATTGAGTTTCTTTAAAATCAATACGAACGAAATAACACAAAAGAACATAAAAAGATTGAAACTAATAAAGCTAAAATTTGCTACACACTATTTGTAAAATCGTGTGAGCGCGTGCTAATAGCCAACAGCCAATAGCTAACGGCTAATAGCTAACAGCTAACAGCTAACAGCCAATAGCCACTTACAATATAAAATACCTGTCCCTAATTATCATTTATTTTAACATATGCAAAAAAATATATATTTTTTTGTAATTAATTAAATAAAAAATATACTTTTACAGGCAAAATTAGTTTACTCAAAATTAGTGAAAAATAGGTGCTAATTATGGCTAAAATCAGGACTGTAAAAGACTTTTTCATGATGTATGTCGATGGATTTAAGAACATGTCGAAGACGTCTAGGTTGTTGTGGGTAATCATCTTGGTTAAATTATTTATAATGTTTGCCATACTCAAGGTGTTTTTCTTTCCAAACTTCTTAAATTCGGTTGCTTCTACAGAACAAGAAAAGGCAGAATACGTCATTGATAAGCTCACTCAGGATTAGCATCTATTTACCACAAAAATTAAAACTCTTAACTTATGGATGTATCATTAATTGATTGGTCGAGAGCGCAATTTGCTCTTACAGCTATGTACCACTGGGTATTTGTTCCGCTTACATTAGGGTTGGGATTACTTATGTGTATTTACTCAACCTACTACTACAAAACCGGTGATGAAAAATGGAAATCTACAACAAGGTTTTGGCAAAAATTATTTGCGATAAACTTTGCCGTTGGTATTGCTACCGGTTTGATTTTGGAATTTGAATTCGGCACCAATTGGAGCAATTACTCTTACTTTGTAGGCGATATCTTTGGTGCTCCGCTTGCTATTGAAGGTATTGTGGCTTTCTTTATTGAAGCGACTTTCTTTGCCGTTGTATTTTTCGGTTGGGACAGGGTCAGCAAGAAGTTTCACCTTGCATCAACTTGGATTGCCGTTTTTGGAGCCACGCTGTCGGCATGGTGGATACTTGTTGCCAACTCATGGATGCAGTATCCTGTAGGTATGCACTTTAATCCCGAAACCGCACGCAACGAAATGAACGATTTTATTGCTGTGGCATTCTCGCCTGTGGCAGTAAACAAATTTTTGCACACCGTACTTTCGTGCTGGGTGCTTGGTTCCGCATTTGTAGTAGGTCTTAGCAGTTGGTACTTGCTCAAAAAAAAGCATATCGACTTTAGCATACGTTCAATAAAAATTGCTGCCATTGTCGGTCTGACTGCTACAGTTCTGACAGCGCTTACAGGACACTATTCAGGACAAAAAGTAGCAAGACATCAACCTATGAAACTAGCTGCAATGGAAGGCTTATATAACGGCAAAAACAAAGCCGACATAGTGGGTTTCGGCGTTCTTAAGTCCGATAAGGTGTACAACGACGGTAAAGACCCGTTTGTATTTAAGGTAGATGTTCCAATACCCGGATTTTTATCTTTCATGTCCTTCGACGATTTTAATTCGTTTGTGCCCGGAATCCAAGATATTATTGACGGCTACACACTTTCAGACGGAACTGTATATCCATCATACGAGGAGAAAGCAGCACAGGGCAAATTAGCTCAGCAGGCTCTCCGCAATTATCGCCAAGCAATGAAAGACAACGATGAAGAAGCCAAAATTATCAATAAGGCTGTTTTAGACGAAAATATAAAATACTTCGGTTACGGATTTTTCAACAGTCCCGAAGAAACCATTCCGCCTGTGGCTCTCACCTTTTACACATTCCATATAATGGTAGCGCTTGGTTTGTTTTTTATAGCATTTTTTGCAATTGTGTGGTATTTGAATAAAAAAGGCACTTTGCAAAAGGTAAAATGGCTACTGTGGCTTGGGGTAATTTCAATACCATTGGCTTACATAACTTCGCAATCGGGTTGGATTGTTGCCGAAGTAGGTCGTCAGCCATGGAGTATTCAAGATGTGTTACCTTTGTCTCACTCGGTGTCAAACATTCCTGTTGCCAACGTAAAGACAACATTTTTCATATTCCTTGGAATATTTACAATCTTTCTCATTGCCGATATAGGTATTATGATAAACACTATCAGAAAAGGACCCGAAGCTGTTGACGAAAGCAAGGGCTATTAATTTTTGTATAACTATAAAAATAGAATAATAATATGGATTACGGATTTTTTCAACATTATTGGTGGTTTTTAATTTCGCTCTTAGGTGCATTATTAGTGTTTTTAATGTTTGTTCAGGGCGGACAATCACTCATATACAGATTAGGTAAAACAGACGATGAACTAAAGCTTATGCTTGATGCTTTGGGTAAAAAATGGGAGCTTACTTTTACTACCTTGGTTACCTTTGGTGGTGCATTTTTCGCATCTTTTCCGCTGTTTTACTCTACAAGTTTTGGCGGAGCTTATTGGGTATGGATTCTGATACTCTTAAGTTTCGTTATACAAGCTGTTTCTTTCGAGTTTATCCACAAAAAAGGCAATTTGCTTGGTAAAAATACTTACAAGGCATTTCTTTTTACCAACGGCTTGTTGGCTCCAATACTCATAGGAGCAGCGGTATCTACCTTCTTTTTTGGAGCAGAATTTACAGTAAACAGATGTAATATTACCGACATCAACAATCCTATCATTTCACAGTGGAGCACTAAATGGCACGGCTTGGAAGCTATTTGGGGAAGTACGCTACCCGGTGGGTTTCATCTCTGGAATGTAGTCTTAGGTTTGGCTATATTCTTTCTTGTTCGAGCACTCGGAGCTTTGTACTTTATCAACACCATACGCAATGAAGAGATAGAGAGTAGGGCTCGCAAACATGTACTTATAAATGCTGTTGCATTTCTGATTTTCTTTTTGCCTTATCTTGTTCGACTATTATTGAAAGATGGATGGACAGGTCAACCCGACCATACTGTTGTGATTGAGGAATATAAATATCTGAACACGCTTTTGGCAAATTGGTGGATGATTGTGATTTTGTTGGTAGGAGTAGTTGGCGTATTGTACGGCTTTGTTTTGGGTGCTTTCAGCAAAACAAATCGTAGAGGCTTTTGGTTTGCAGGTGCAGGAACGGTCTTTGTAGTATTAATAGTATTACTAACAGCCGGTTTCAACGGTTCGGCGTATTATCCTTCGCTAAGCGATCCGAATTCATCACTAACAATAGCCAATTCATCGTCTAGCTTATTCACGCTAAAAACAATGAGTGTAGTATCATTGTTTATACCATTTGTTTTGGCGTATATTTCATACGTGTGGAAGAAGATGAACTTTCATATTTAGGTTAGTTTCGAGTTCTGAGTATTGAGTTTGGAGAGTCGGAACTCAGAACTCAGAACTCAGAACTCAGAACTCAGAACTTCTAACTTCTAATTTCTAACTTCTGAATCTCGTCACTTAGCTCAATCCACTCATTGTAGGCTTCGTTTAGTTGATTTTCAGTTTCTTCAAATTGTTTGCTAAACTCAATTATTTCTTCATTGCTTAAATTACCGCTACTAAGTTTGTTGGTAATTTCGTCTTTATCTGTTTCCAATTTATGCAATAGTTCTTCCAACTCTTCAAGGCGTTTTAATTGCTTGTATGTTGGTTTTCTGACTTTAGGAGTACTAACTGTAGCTTCTGTTTTCTTGTTTTCCGTTTCCGAGCTTAAACGTCTTTGTCTTTTTTCTTCTTTTGTCTTTGCAATATAGTACTGGGTGTAGTTTCCGTAATGATCTTTTATGTTTCCGTTTTCGCTAAAAACAAAAATATGATCGCAAACTCTATCAAGCATAAATCTGTCGTGCGAAACAATCAAAAGGCAACCTTTAAAATTTATCAGGTAATCTTCTAAAATTTGCAAGGTATAAATGTCCAAATCGTTGGTGGGTTCGTCTAACATCAAGAAGTTTGGGTTTTTAATAATTTGCAATAGCAAATTAAGCCTTCGTTTTTCGCCACCGCTCAAATTGCTGTAAAATGCCTGCTGCATAGCATAACTGAAATTAAAGCGATACAAAAACTGCGAAGCCGAAAAAGTCCTATCGTTGATTTTAATCTCTTCAGCAACTGATTTAACAATATCTTCTACTTTTAGGTTTTTGTCGGCTTCTAAAAACGACTGTGTATAATATCCCATAACTACGGTTTGTCCTACAGTTATGTTGCCTTTATCGGGCTTTATTTTTCCTGCAATAATATTAAGCAAAGTACTTTTACCGCAACCGTTCAGACCAATAACACCGATTTTTTCATTTCGTTTGAAAATATAAGAAAAATCGTTGATAATCAGTTTATTATCAAAGCTTTTGCTTACATTATTAATTTCAAGAATTTTTTTTCCGAGATATTGCTGAGTCGATTCTATAATCAACTCGTTATCGGTTTTTTTATAGCTGATTTTGTCTTCAAGTTGAGCGAAAGAATCAATTCTGGATTTAGATTTGGTTCCTCTTGCTTTTGGCATTTTTCTAATCCATTCCAATTCCGATTTGTACATGCTAAGCGATTTTTCGTATGCAATTTGGTCGTTAGCTTCTCGTTCGGCTTTTTTCTCAAGATAGTAAGAGTAATTGCCTTTGTATGTGTATAGTTGGTTGTTGTCGATTTCAAAAATAGTGTTACACACATTATTCAAAAAATATCTGTCGTGGGTAACTACCAAAAGGCTTAATGTCGATCTGTTTAAATAATCTTCCAACCATTCAATCATTTCAAAATCAAGATGGTTGGTAGGTTCGTCTAAGAGTAAAAAATCGGGATTTCCTATTGTTGCCAATGCAACCGACACTTTTTTCTGTTGCCCACCCGAAAGTTCTTTCATTTTTTGGTCTAAATCGTATATCCCAAATTCGCCAAGTCGTGTTGTAAGCTGAATTTCGTATTCCCATGCACCTACCGCATCCATTTTATTGGTAGCATGTTGCAAATTCTCCGTATTTTCAGCATTTGCATCTAAATTATATGCTTTTAAAGCTGATTTGTAATTCTTTAATGCTAATGTTTGCTCATTCTTGGTAAGGTATAAATTCTCGGTTATGCTTAAATCTTGATTGAAGTTTTGTGCCTGCTCCAAATAGTTGACTTTTAGTCCATTTCGCATGCTGACACTTCCCGTATCCGGCGATGTTTTTTTGGCAATAATGTTCAAAATGGTACTTTTTCCTGTACCGTTTTTGGCTATCAAAGCAACTTTATCACCTTTAAAAATACCGAAACTTACATCACTGAAAAGTGTTGTAAAACCAAACGATTTTGAAATATTTTCAACCTGAATGTAATTCAACTCTTGTGTTATATTTTGTGCAAAGGTATTGTTTTTTGAAATAATAATCAGAAAAAGAGTAGGCGGTGTCAAATAATCTTTGTTGTGTTACGAGTTTCGGAGCTTTTAGCCATTAGCCTTTGGCTTTTAGCTATATTCAGCCAACAGCCAACAGCTAACGGCTAACAGCTAATGGCTAAAAGTATTCATCAACAACTATCATTTATATTTAATATTTTATATTTACACTGATTTTCAAATAAATATTTATAATTATTTTGCAAAAGTCTCAAAATGGGACAATAAAATTTAACTTAAAAATCAAGTCAAAAAGGAGTAGTTTTGGCTTCAATAAATTAATAGTAAAAACGCTTAATCCATTGCTGAATAATGGGTTGGGATAAAATAAACAAGAGTATTTTTTAATTACAATTCATTATAGGGTATAAGTCATTAGTAAAATTATTTCGGAATTGTTTTGTTAGCCAAAACAAATGCTTACTTTTGCAAATTAAAGTGAATAGTTTTTTTTAAGTTGGACAGGTAGATATATTCGGTACGTAGACAATGAAATATATAATTTATTATTTAGAATCTCATTTCGCAGGATACGCTCCTATGATTCGGATTGCTGTATTAGCTGTTTTTATACTCATTTCGTTGTATATTATAGCATTACTGACTTTCCAAATTATAGCTTTCAGCAGGAAGTTACGAAAAAGGCGAACGCGTAAGGTATATAAGAAGTATAGGAAGAAGTTGATGGAGATTTTTTATACAGACGTATATCTTAGTTTTGAAGACATTTCTGAAAAGTTAGTCCCAACAATAAAATTCAACTTAGATAGAAAGTGGTTCAAAGAAATTATTACTGATCTTATTATTACATTAAAGAAAGCTGAGACTGAAAATAATAAACTGAATATTGGTAATTATAATTCAGTTTTGGTGTATTTTGGCTTAGAAAAGTTTTGGGCTGATAGGATTACGGCTCATGGTGTAGCATCTAGTACCAAAGCCTTACGCAAGTTAGAGAGTCTTACCAATCAGCTTAGTGCTAGTGTTGTGGCTCCCTTATTGCATCATAGAGACAAGGAATTACGAAAGTTGGCGCGTAGTGAGTTTATGAAGTTTGAAAGCGATAATGCTTATCAGTTTATGGAAGAAGTTGACTTTGATAAAGACATGAATCGTTTAGATGAGATTCGTCTTCATGAATCGCTCAAAAAAATCCACGAAAGGCAAGGGCGTTTACCTCAGTTAACTCAATGGATTAAAAAAGCCAATAATGAAAAATTCAAATGTTTTGTTATTAGAGAAGTAGGATTCTTTTAACAGGAGGAAAGTGCTCCTTATCTAATGGAGCTTTTTACTCAGACCAGTAATGTGAATATCAGAGGAGAGATAGTGGATGCGTTGGGAGCTCTTCAGTATAAGCCGGCTCTGCCTCTTCTTGTCTCTGAGTTTGCATCATCAAGTCTTCAGATACAAAACAAAATTATTAAAGCTGTAGGTAGGATTGGAAGAAAAGAAAGCCTTTCTTTCCTCAAAGATATATATCCCTATGCCTATAATGGGGATATGGAAAACAACATAATAGATGCTATCAAAAAATGCGGTGGTGATTGCGACAAACTCTTAGCAGTGTTACCTGATAGGGTGAAGCAAGCCGTGAACGACAATAATGTTTTTCCTCCTGCGAACAAATAGCCTAATAGATGGATGTAATTGTATATATATATCAGTATGCTATATTCGTCTATTCAATTGCTATTACGACGGCTTACCTTACACTTTCAGTATTAGGGTTTATAGCCATTAGAAAGAAAAAAACTAACTATACTATCAAAGAAGAGCAGTTGTTTACTGATTCTCCAGAGGTAGCTCCGGGTATTTCAATTGTAGCTCCAGCGTTCAATGAGGAGGTTATTATCATCGATAACGTAACATCTCTACTCAATCTCGACTATCCTAAGTTTGAGGTTGTTGTTGTTAACGATGGAAGCAAGGATAGAACATTGGAATTGCTAATAGAGCGATTCGAGTTGCAGGAGGTAAGTATGCATTACACCTATAAAGTTAGATGCCGTCGTGTTAGGCGTCTTTTCAAGTCAGTAAATCCCGAATACGATAAACTTATAGTTGTTGACAAAGAGAATGGAGGTACTAAGGCTGATGCTATGAACGCTGGGGTAAA contains these protein-coding regions:
- a CDS encoding DUF4492 domain-containing protein; this translates as MAKIRTVKDFFMMYVDGFKNMSKTSRLLWVIILVKLFIMFAILKVFFFPNFLNSVASTEQEKAEYVIDKLTQD
- a CDS encoding cytochrome ubiquinol oxidase subunit I, with amino-acid sequence MDVSLIDWSRAQFALTAMYHWVFVPLTLGLGLLMCIYSTYYYKTGDEKWKSTTRFWQKLFAINFAVGIATGLILEFEFGTNWSNYSYFVGDIFGAPLAIEGIVAFFIEATFFAVVFFGWDRVSKKFHLASTWIAVFGATLSAWWILVANSWMQYPVGMHFNPETARNEMNDFIAVAFSPVAVNKFLHTVLSCWVLGSAFVVGLSSWYLLKKKHIDFSIRSIKIAAIVGLTATVLTALTGHYSGQKVARHQPMKLAAMEGLYNGKNKADIVGFGVLKSDKVYNDGKDPFVFKVDVPIPGFLSFMSFDDFNSFVPGIQDIIDGYTLSDGTVYPSYEEKAAQGKLAQQALRNYRQAMKDNDEEAKIINKAVLDENIKYFGYGFFNSPEETIPPVALTFYTFHIMVALGLFFIAFFAIVWYLNKKGTLQKVKWLLWLGVISIPLAYITSQSGWIVAEVGRQPWSIQDVLPLSHSVSNIPVANVKTTFFIFLGIFTIFLIADIGIMINTIRKGPEAVDESKGY
- a CDS encoding cytochrome d ubiquinol oxidase subunit II — its product is MDYGFFQHYWWFLISLLGALLVFLMFVQGGQSLIYRLGKTDDELKLMLDALGKKWELTFTTLVTFGGAFFASFPLFYSTSFGGAYWVWILILLSFVIQAVSFEFIHKKGNLLGKNTYKAFLFTNGLLAPILIGAAVSTFFFGAEFTVNRCNITDINNPIISQWSTKWHGLEAIWGSTLPGGFHLWNVVLGLAIFFLVRALGALYFINTIRNEEIESRARKHVLINAVAFLIFFLPYLVRLLLKDGWTGQPDHTVVIEEYKYLNTLLANWWMIVILLVGVVGVLYGFVLGAFSKTNRRGFWFAGAGTVFVVLIVLLTAGFNGSAYYPSLSDPNSSLTIANSSSSLFTLKTMSVVSLFIPFVLAYISYVWKKMNFHI
- a CDS encoding ABC-F family ATP-binding cassette domain-containing protein, which gives rise to MTPPTLFLIIISKNNTFAQNITQELNYIQVENISKSFGFTTLFSDVSFGIFKGDKVALIAKNGTGKSTILNIIAKKTSPDTGSVSMRNGLKVNYLEQAQNFNQDLSITENLYLTKNEQTLALKNYKSALKAYNLDANAENTENLQHATNKMDAVGAWEYEIQLTTRLGEFGIYDLDQKMKELSGGQQKKVSVALATIGNPDFLLLDEPTNHLDFEMIEWLEDYLNRSTLSLLVVTHDRYFLNNVCNTIFEIDNNQLYTYKGNYSYYLEKKAEREANDQIAYEKSLSMYKSELEWIRKMPKARGTKSKSRIDSFAQLEDKISYKKTDNELIIESTQQYLGKKILEINNVSKSFDNKLIINDFSYIFKRNEKIGVIGLNGCGKSTLLNIIAGKIKPDKGNITVGQTVVMGYYTQSFLEADKNLKVEDIVKSVAEEIKINDRTFSASQFLYRFNFSYAMQQAFYSNLSGGEKRRLNLLLQIIKNPNFLMLDEPTNDLDIYTLQILEDYLINFKGCLLIVSHDRFMLDRVCDHIFVFSENGNIKDHYGNYTQYYIAKTKEEKRQRRLSSETENKKTEATVSTPKVRKPTYKQLKRLEELEELLHKLETDKDEITNKLSSGNLSNEEIIEFSKQFEETENQLNEAYNEWIELSDEIQKLEIRS
- a CDS encoding HEAT repeat domain-containing protein, translated to MELFTQTSNVNIRGEIVDALGALQYKPALPLLVSEFASSSLQIQNKIIKAVGRIGRKESLSFLKDIYPYAYNGDMENNIIDAIKKCGGDCDKLLAVLPDRVKQAVNDNNVFPPANK